In the Candidatus Methylomirabilota bacterium genome, TCGATACACCACGAGCCCGATGAAGCCGAGAAGCAGAGGGACCAGGGCGAGATCTGCGCGCCCCGTCCAGGCACCGAGGCCCACCGAACCGAGCACCAGCGCCATGATCGGCGTCAGACACGCCAGGCACGTCAGCGCGGTGCCCACGACCCCGAGCACGAGCCAACGGTCCCGCCTCATACGCCGCAGTCCGGACAGCGAACCGTTGGCATCGCTCAAAGCCCCAATACCCGCTCCTCCGCGACGTTCTTCGCGGTAAAGGACACTCCGTAGGGCGAAAGAAACTCCTTCGCCGTGTGGCAAGACTGTCAGTGGGTGGACCAGTACACCGTAACCTGTCGAGATGCCCTGGCTACGCTCTTGTGAGTAGGCCTTCGAAAATTCGCTTCCCGAGCTTGAAGCCTTCGGCCACAGTGACGGCCGCGCCGCCGACCTCCGAATTCGCCCGCCACCACTCACGCAAGTGCTCTTCCGACCGGAAGAAGTTGAGGAGCGTTCAGAGGCCGCTGGCGGCCCGCCGTTCGCCTTCGCAACGACGTCCGACCCACGCCATGACCCCGTCCGCTTCTGGCCCTGGGCCGTCCGGGGTGACGGGGAACTGCAGGAGCTGTCCGCAGTGATGGCACTCGGCGGTCACCTCCACGCGTTTTCCCAGCATTGGCGCCATACCGAGGGCATCGATTGCGCAGCAGACGTAACGCTCCGCTGCCTCGTCCAAGCGTACGGTGAAAGCGGTCGGGCGCACAGAGAATGGGTACGCAATCTCCACCCGACCGTCCATGACCTGGATGAGGTCATCCTCGTCGAGCCTGACGAGTTCTTCCTCCAGGCTCGACCGACGAGCGCCGGGCAGCGAGGCCGCAATCTCCGTAATGGATGCAGCTCCCTCGCGGTCGAGGAAGAGCCGGTAGATCGCCTGCAGGACCGGCGTCTGTCGGGCAGCTCGGCGCTTAGCCTGGAACTCAACATCCGCCTCGATGAGCTCTGCCGCTGTCTTGATTTGAAGCATTCGAACTCCTCTCAATGAGAACGCCGAACGCACCTCGGTTCTTGACACCAGCGGCCCTTCGCCGGCACGTCGAGACACCTTATGCGAGCGAGATCTTGCGGACTCCGGAGGCAACCATGGAGGAGGCGCGCCTGACCATCGGGACCCTCTCGAAGCGCACCAATAGCCGCGTCGAGACGATCCGCTACTCACTCACCGGAGCCCATGTGCTCAAACGGCTGCCGTACGGACTCGAGGAGGCTGCTCTCGACGCGACCACCAAGGACGGACAACCCGCCGCCGTGGCCATGAATCTGACCGGCCCGCGATCAATTGAAGAGTGAAGGCAAAACTGACCAGAATGAGTAGCAGGATCGCAATCGACACGGCGACCGCGGTCAAAAAGCGCGCCTTTGTCTGCATAACCGGGATCAGCAACGATATCGCTCGCCGGTCGGATCTGCAGGGCTTCGAATACCTCGGTCCGGAGTGCCGTTGTAGACTGCCCGAGCGACGGCAATGACCACCACCGCCACCGAGCCGACCCGCGCGCTGGACTTCATTCGCGAGATCATCGAGGCGGATCTGCGCTCCGGCCGCGAAGGCGAGGGTCGGCCGCGCGATCGCCCGCTGACTCCGAGCCATCCTGCGCCGGCGCGGGCTCGCGGTCAAGGAGCGGGCGGAGGGATGCGGCGGCGGGGCCCCGGCGGAGCCGCGGCGAGAGGGACCCCAACGCGGGCCAGGTCCACGCGCCCCGGGGGCTGACGGCGGCCATGC is a window encoding:
- the merB gene encoding organomercurial lyase → MLQIKTAAELIEADVEFQAKRRAARQTPVLQAIYRLFLDREGAASITEIAASLPGARRSSLEEELVRLDEDDLIQVMDGRVEIAYPFSVRPTAFTVRLDEAAERYVCCAIDALGMAPMLGKRVEVTAECHHCGQLLQFPVTPDGPGPEADGVMAWVGRRCEGERRAASGLUTLLNFFRSEEHLREWWRANSEVGGAAVTVAEGFKLGKRIFEGLLTRA
- the merF gene encoding mercury resistance system transport protein MerF — encoded protein: MRRDRWLVLGVVGTALTCLACLTPIMALVLGSVGLGAWTGRADLALVPLLLGFIGLVVYRS